Proteins encoded together in one Amblyomma americanum isolate KBUSLIRL-KWMA chromosome 1, ASM5285725v1, whole genome shotgun sequence window:
- the LOC144114311 gene encoding uncharacterized protein LOC144114311 — MIAQLTVVLALAAVVFAGGYGGHGHHGGTSKTYRKQNDHGHYSFGYDIVNGYGAVNGRHETGSAYGPVHGSYYLGDIDGRHRQVHYVADKLGFRAVVKTNEPGTKSSLPAAAPYHSAHGKSVPAYGHGGYGGYGGYGGYGGYGGYGGYGHGGYGGYGGYGGYGGHGYYG; from the exons ATGATCGCTCAG ttgacGGTGGTGCTGGCCCTAGCAGCCGTAGTTTTTGCGGGAGGCTACGGTGGCCACGGACACCATGGTGGTACCAGCAAGACCTACAGGAAACAAaac GATCATGGCCACTACAGCTTTGGTTACGACATCGTCAACGGCTACGGCGCCGTCAACGGCCGCCACGAGACCGGTTCGGCGTACGGCCCCGTGCACGGCTCCTACTACCTGGGCGACATCGACGGCCGCCACCGGCAGGTGCACTACGTGGCCGACAAGCTCGGATTCCGCGCCGTCGTCAAGACCAACGAGCCCGGTACCAAGAGCAGCCTGCCGGCGGCCGCACCCTACCACTCGGCGCACGGCAAGTCCGTGCCTGCCTACGGGCATGGTGGATATGGAGGATACGGTGGATACGGTGGATACGGCGGATACGGCGGATATGGCGGTTATGGACACGGCGGATACGGCGGTTATGGAGGCTACGGAGGTTACGGAGGTCATGGATACTACGGTTAG